In a genomic window of Pseudomonas putida:
- a CDS encoding tRNA-uridine aminocarboxypropyltransferase: protein MSRLQCPRCLRPQSHCLCPLIPSLDSRTRVLLLQHPSEVNHALNTARLAALGLTNAELIVGEVFEDLPALLNQPGYQARLLFPADDAQPMQAYTASDDPLLLVVPDGTWRKARKMLHLNPLLAALPRVTLAEGGVSRYRLRKAPGPGALSTVEAIVQALQVLEAPASFEALLKPFEALIEGQIAAMGEEVFQRNHGRK, encoded by the coding sequence ATGTCCAGACTCCAATGCCCCCGCTGCCTGCGCCCGCAAAGCCATTGCCTGTGCCCGCTGATCCCCAGCCTCGACAGCCGTACCCGGGTGTTGCTGTTGCAGCATCCGAGCGAAGTGAACCATGCGCTGAATACCGCGCGGCTGGCAGCCCTGGGTTTGACCAATGCCGAGCTGATCGTCGGCGAGGTGTTCGAGGATTTGCCGGCACTGCTCAATCAACCGGGGTATCAGGCGCGGTTGTTGTTTCCCGCTGACGATGCGCAGCCGATGCAGGCCTACACCGCTTCCGATGATCCGTTGCTGCTGGTGGTACCGGACGGCACCTGGCGCAAGGCGCGCAAGATGCTGCACCTCAACCCGCTGCTGGCGGCATTGCCCAGGGTGACATTGGCCGAGGGCGGCGTGTCCCGTTACCGGCTGCGCAAGGCACCGGGGCCGGGGGCGTTATCGACGGTGGAGGCGATCGTGCAGGCGTTGCAGGTGCTGGAAGCGCCGGCTTCGTTCGAGGCGTTGTTAAAGCCGTTCGAGGCGTTGATCGAGGGGCAGATTGCGGCGATGGGGGAGGAGGTCTTTCAGCGTAATCATGGGCGGAAATAA
- a CDS encoding HlyD family type I secretion periplasmic adaptor subunit has product MSASQPATPKERGYLDSFGKSAEAEFMPETAGAALQDSPRWSRITVWLAAALLISALVWAKFAVLQEVTMGEGKAIPSSKVQVIQNLEGGIVTEIFVREGQMVNKGDTLLRLDDTRYLSNKGESEADRYALTAQVERLSAEAEGRPLKLSDEVIAKAPQVAEDERALYEQRQRRLASEQRTLSEQLRQKTQELAEFRSKAGQYSSSLALVNQEMGMSEPLVKTGAVSPVEILRLKRSAVEIRGSLNATNLAIPRAESAIAEIRSKIDESEQTFRSEAAKELNEKRTDLSKITASSIAIDDRVTRTTVTSPVKGIIKVLKVNTIGGVVQPGSDMVEIVPFEDNLLIEAKVRPQDVAFLHPGQKAMVKFSAYDYTIYGGLSAKLELIGADTITDDKGNSFYLIQVRTDKNHLGGDVKPLLIIPGMVATVDIITGEKTVLDYLLKPVLKARTEAMRER; this is encoded by the coding sequence ATGTCTGCCTCTCAACCGGCTACCCCGAAAGAACGTGGCTACCTCGACAGTTTCGGCAAAAGCGCCGAGGCCGAATTCATGCCGGAAACCGCCGGCGCGGCGCTGCAGGATTCACCGCGCTGGTCGCGCATTACCGTGTGGCTGGCGGCGGCGCTGCTGATCAGTGCGCTGGTCTGGGCCAAGTTCGCCGTGCTGCAGGAAGTCACCATGGGCGAAGGCAAGGCGATTCCGTCGAGCAAGGTGCAAGTGATCCAGAACCTCGAGGGCGGCATCGTCACCGAGATCTTCGTGCGCGAGGGGCAAATGGTGAACAAGGGCGACACCCTGTTGCGCCTCGATGACACGCGCTACCTGTCGAACAAGGGCGAAAGCGAGGCCGATCGTTATGCCCTGACCGCACAGGTCGAACGTTTATCGGCGGAGGCTGAGGGACGGCCTCTGAAGCTGTCGGATGAAGTGATCGCCAAGGCGCCGCAAGTGGCCGAGGACGAGCGCGCGCTGTACGAGCAACGGCAACGTCGCCTGGCCAGTGAACAGCGCACCCTGAGCGAACAGCTTCGGCAGAAAACCCAGGAGCTGGCGGAGTTTCGCTCCAAGGCCGGGCAGTACAGTTCGAGCCTGGCGCTGGTCAATCAGGAAATGGGCATGTCCGAACCGCTGGTCAAGACCGGCGCCGTGTCACCCGTTGAAATCCTGCGGCTTAAACGCAGTGCCGTGGAAATCCGCGGCTCGCTCAACGCCACCAACCTGGCGATTCCCCGGGCCGAATCGGCGATTGCCGAGATCAGGAGCAAGATCGACGAATCGGAGCAAACCTTCCGTTCGGAAGCGGCCAAGGAACTGAATGAGAAACGCACCGACCTGTCGAAAATCACCGCGTCGAGCATCGCCATCGACGACCGCGTGACCCGCACCACCGTGACCTCGCCGGTCAAGGGTATCATCAAGGTGCTCAAGGTCAACACCATTGGCGGCGTGGTTCAGCCGGGCAGCGACATGGTGGAAATCGTACCGTTCGAAGACAACTTGCTGATCGAGGCCAAGGTGCGGCCACAGGACGTCGCGTTTCTGCATCCAGGACAGAAAGCCATGGTCAAGTTCAGCGCCTACGACTACACGATCTATGGCGGCCTGAGCGCCAAGCTTGAACTGATCGGCGCCGACACCATCACCGATGACAAGGGCAACAGCTTCTACCTGATTCAGGTGCGCACCGATAAAAACCATTTGGGCGGAGATGTGAAACCGCTGCTGATCATTCCGGGGATGGTGGCGACGGTGGATATCATTACCGGGGAGAAGACCGTGCTGGATTATCTGCTCAAGCCGGTGCTGAAGGCGCGGACTGAGGCGATGCGCGAAAGGTAG